In Natrinema amylolyticum, the DNA window TTGCCGGCGTCGGGGTCCGTCTTCGCGAAGAGGGTGACCGTGTCGGCCACCGAGCCGTTCGAGATCCAGAGCTTGCCCCCGTTGATCACGTACTCGTCGCCGTCTCTCTCTGCGGTGGTCTCCATCGCCGGCACGTCGCTGCCCGCACCCGCCTCCGAGAGCGCGAACGCGCCGATGTCCCGCCCCTCCGCCAGCGGCGTCAGGTACTCCTCCTTCTGGGACTCGTCGCCGAACTCGTAGAGCATGTTCCCCGCCAGCGAGGTGTGAGCGGCGACGATCGTCCCCAGCCCGCCCGAGCCGCGGGAAATCTCCTCGAGGCCGATGGCGTAGGAGTGATAGTCCAGCCCGGCACCGCCGTACTCCTCGGGGAAGGGCATCCCCATCAGGCCCAGTTCGGCCATCTCGCTCACGAGATCGGCGGGGAACTCGTCCTCGTGGTCGATCTCCTCGGCGACGGGGACGACCTCCTCGTCGACGAACTCCGAGACCATATCTCGAATCTGTTGCTGTTCGGCCGAGAGTGCGAAGTCCATACTCCCGAATGGGCGACCTCGCTCCTTTATTGTTCGCTCTCCGGTCGATCGCGTCTCATAACGGTGTCACGCGGGGAAGAACTCGTAGCGCGGATTCGCACATCCCGTCGCTCAACGCGAATTCCCATCTGCGGTGGCGCACGCTGGGACGCGGTGAACGCCAGTGAACCGCGGTCCGAAACCGTGCGAGGGATGAGTGAACGACCGACGGGAGTGAACGAACCGGTTGGGGAGGGTGTGGTCTTCACTGTTGCCAGTCCGAGCGGAACGCTCTTTTTCGGTTTCAACCGACTCAACTCCGCTTTCACCGACTCAACTCCGCTGTAACGTTCACGTCCGGTTCGCCCATCAACTGTCAACTCGAGCCGACCGCCTCGAGCGCGTCCTCGATCGACCGGTCGCCCGACAGGATCTCGAACGTCTCTCCGTACACCGGCTCGAAGTCGATCGCGGCCACGAGCGTCCGCGCGACGTCTTCGCGGGGGATGTCACCGTCCCCCAGCTCGAGCCCGTCGGCCGCCCGGATCTCGCCCGTTCCGGGCTCGTTCGTCAGCTCGCCCGGCCGAACGATCGTGTACTCGAGGTCGCTGTTGCGGAGGTACTCGTCGGCCTCGGCCTTGGCGATCAGATACTCTCGGAGGGGGTCGGGTCCCGCTTCCGGGTCGTCGGCCCCCATCGAACTGAGCATGACGAACCGGTCGACGCCGGCGTCGCCCGCCGCGTCGATAAGGTTGATCGCCCCGTCGCGGTCGACGCCGTAGACGTCCTCTCCGCCGGAGCCGGCCGCGAAGACGATCGCGTCACACCCCTCGACGGCGTGATCGACGTCGTCGGTCAGGTCCGCCACGACCGGTTCCCCGCCCAGGGCCGCCATCTCGTCGGTCTGGGACTCCTCGCGCACCATCGCTCGAGCGGTCCGCTCGCTCTCGGCGAGCAGTTCCGTGACGTGCTGTCCGACCTGGCCGTGCGATCCGGCGATGAGTATCGACTGGCTCACGACCATTCCTTTGCCGGTCGCCGCCATACCGATTGTGTCGTGATACGCCGGGGGCAGTCGCTCCGACCCACCCTCTGGCACGCCCGCTGACCGCCCCGATTCCCGCTGACCGGAAGATCACGCCGCGACCGCGGTGTTTTTCCCCGATGGTCACGAAACTAACTCGAGTAGATGACCACGGGCCAGCCCGAACCCCCCACTGACGCCGACCTCGAGTGGTGTTATGATGCGGTTCACGGCGTTTCGCGGACCTTTTCGATCACGATCGATCGGCTCGAGGAGCCGATGGCGAGACACATCTGTGTCGGGTACCTCCTCTGTCGAATCGCGGACACGATCGAGGACGCGGGACACATCCCGCCGGACGCCCAGACCGAACTGCTCGCGGAGTACGATCGGCTGCTCGATCCGGCCGCCGAGGAATCGATCGCGACCTTCATGAACGACGTCGAGCCGTGGATTCCCGCGGACCGAAACGACGACTGGGAGGTCGTCGCCGAGACGCCGCGCGTCCTCCGCACCTTCGAATCGCTCGACGAGGAGCCCCGCGAGATCATGCGCGGGCCGGTCCGCGAACTCGTCGACGGGATGGCGATGTTCACCGACCGGTACGCCAGCGAGGGCGGGCTTCGCCTCCAGACGATCGAGGAACTCGAGGAGTACTGCTGGTACGCCGCCGGCACCGTCGGGACCCTGATTACCGGTCTGGTCGCCCGCGGTACCTCGCAGGAGCGAGCGGCGGAGATGCGGGAGAACGCCCGCTCGTTCGCCCTCCTCCTCCAGTTGGTCAACATCGCGAAGGACGTCGAAGACGACTACCACGAGGAGAACAACGTCTACCTCCCCGCCGAGTGGCTCGCGGCGGAGGACGTCGACGTCGAGGCGGTCACCGACGAGGCCCACCACGGTGGCGTCACGAACGTCATCCAGCGGGTGACAGGCCGCGCCGAGAACTACCTCGACGACGCCCAGCGCTACCTCGAGATTGTCCCCGAACACAACGGCAATCGGCTCTCCGCGTGGGCGATCCCCTACCTGCTGGCCGTCGGCACGCTCCGCGAACTGCGCGAGCGACCCGAGGACGTCGTCCGCGAGGGCGACGTCAAGGTCTCTCGAGCGGAGGTGTTCGCGCTCCTCCAGCAGTTCGAGGACGGCGTCTCCCGCTCGCGACTCGAGGAACTCCGCAGCAAGATGGCCGAACAGCCGCTTCACCAGTAGGGACGCCTCGCGGTCGGAACGCTGAACTGCGCGCGGTCCCAACGAACGGCTGACCAATGGGTTCGGATCTCCCGGACGGCCCGATTATTCTCTTCGACGGCGTCTGTAACCTCTGTAGCGGTTTCGTCCAGTTCGTTCTGCCCCGCGACACCGAGGGCCAGTTCCGCTTCGCCTCGCTCCAGTCCGACGTCGGCAACGAGTTGCTCGCCGAACACGGCCTCCCGACCGACGAACTCGAGTCGGTCGTCCTGATCGAGGGCGAGGACTGTTACGTGAAGTCCGCAGCGGTCATCCGGATCGCCGAACGGTTAGGGGGTGTCTATCGCCTGCTCGGTCCGTTCCGCTTTCTCCCGCGCCGGCTCCGAGACGGCGTCTACGACTTCGTCGCCGACCGCCGCTATCGGTGGTTCGGCAAGAAAGACCAGTGTGCCATGCCGCCGGCCGACGTCGACGTCAGTGCGCGATTCCTCGAGTGAGACGGCACCACGACGCGATTCGCGTCGTCAGTCGATACCGACAGCGAGCAGTCGACCCAGCAGCGCGAGCGGATAGCCGAACGCGGCGACGCTGGCGACCCACGGGAGCAACAGGAGGCCGTATACGGCCGCCCCGTATCCGAACACGGAAACGGGAGCGATGACCGCTATGGCGGACATCGGCGTGAGCGCGACGACCGCGATGAGACCGATCGGCGTCCGCCCGCGCTCGAACGCGTACCCGATCGGGAGACAGAGCGCGGTCGCCAGTCCGAAGAGTAACGGGAAGGGGTACACCGGTGGTCCGGCGATCGCGAAGGCGAATCCCGCGGCGACGACCGTCGCGAGCACTGAGAGACCGATCAGCCCGCGAGTCTCGAGTCGCCCACCGAGGCGACGCGCCCCGCTCCCCAGCAGGGCGTAGCCGACGCCGAGCGCGGCCAGCGCGACGGCTCCCGGCGCGAGACCGGCGCCGGTCGAGGCCGCACCGACGACGAGAAAGCCGCCCGCACCGACGGCCCCGACGGCCGCGATCAGCCGCTCGAGCGTCGCGGCGTCGAACGCGTCGCGGCCGAGGTCGGTGCGGCCGATCGCGATCCCGGTGAGCCCGATCAGTACCGCGGGAACGAATCCGCCGCTCGCGCCGTGAGCGAGCGCCGTCGGGCCGATCTCGAGGCCGAGCGTGGCGTAGCCGCTCGCGGTGCCGCGGACGCCGTCACTGCCGTAGACGACGTAGGTCTGGTCGTCGAAATCGTTCCCCTCGGGAGTCCACGTCACGGTGTCGCCGTCGACGGTGGCGTAGGCGGGGTCGTTCGTGACGACCGTTCCCTCGGGGGCGTGAAGCGTCACTCGGTCGGCCGCCAACTCGTAGCGCGCGGGCGAGGTTCCGGTCGCGAAGTAGTCGACGATCCAGGCGTCGCCGACGCCGCGCTCTGCGATGTCGTCGACCGTGTAATTTACCACGACAGTGTCGCCCGCGACGCTCGATTCCACGGTTCGGACGTCGTTGTCGGCCGCGTGGGAACGCGCCCAGGCGTCGTCGACCGCGGCCTCGAGCGCAGTCGCGTTCGTTCGGTATCGTTCGGCGGCGGACGCGTTGACCGGGACGCGGGCCCGCCACTGGGAATCACCAGTGTCGTCTATGTATATGTCGAGTGTCCCGCGGTCAGTCGCACCCGCAATCTCGGCGTCGTTCGCGGTGCTGGGACCGCAGACGCCACAGAGCTGCTCCGGAGGGGGTGCGCCGGCGACGGCGGCGACACCGACCACGCCGAGGAGGCTACAGAGGACGATGACGACAGCGGGGTGGCTGATTCGCATCGTCTCCGGATACGGATATCATCCTAAAATAAATTATGCTAATTTGAAACGAACCGGCACCGAGCGTCGTATGCTCGGTCCGGCGGCCGCGATCGACTACTCGTACTCGTAGAACCCCTCACCCGTCTTCTTCCCGAGGTCGCCCGCTTCGACCTTCCGTTTGAGGAGGTAGGCGGGCTTGTACCGGTCGCCCAGTTCCTCGTGGAGGGTCTCGGAGGCGTGGAGACAGACGTCGAGACCGATGTGATCGGCGAGCGTGAGCGGTCCCATCGGGACGTTCGTGCCGAGTTCCATTCCCGTGTCGATGTCCTCCTTCGAGGCCACGTCCTCGTCGTAGGCCCGGATCCCCTCGTTGATCCACGGCATCAGAATGCGATTCGTGACGAACCCGGGTTTGTCGTCGGCCTCCCAGGTCGTCTTCCCGAGGTCGTCGGCGATCTCGTGAGCCAGTTCCGTCGCCTCGTCGGTCGTCTTCTCGCCGACGATGACCTCGACGCCCTCCATGATCGGCACCGGATTCATGAAGTGCAGCCCGATCACGCGCTCGGGCCCCTCGAGGTCGCTCGCGATCGACGTGATCGAGAGCGTGCTCGTGTTCGTCGCCAGCAAGATATCGTCGTCGCAGACTCGCTCGAGGTCCGCGAAGACCTCCCGTTTGACGTCCAGTTCCTCGAGCGCCGCCTCGACGACGAGATCGCAGTCCGCGAGGTCCTC includes these proteins:
- a CDS encoding SDR family oxidoreductase — encoded protein: MAATGKGMVVSQSILIAGSHGQVGQHVTELLAESERTARAMVREESQTDEMAALGGEPVVADLTDDVDHAVEGCDAIVFAAGSGGEDVYGVDRDGAINLIDAAGDAGVDRFVMLSSMGADDPEAGPDPLREYLIAKAEADEYLRNSDLEYTIVRPGELTNEPGTGEIRAADGLELGDGDIPREDVARTLVAAIDFEPVYGETFEILSGDRSIEDALEAVGSS
- a CDS encoding phytoene/squalene synthase family protein, whose translation is MTTGQPEPPTDADLEWCYDAVHGVSRTFSITIDRLEEPMARHICVGYLLCRIADTIEDAGHIPPDAQTELLAEYDRLLDPAAEESIATFMNDVEPWIPADRNDDWEVVAETPRVLRTFESLDEEPREIMRGPVRELVDGMAMFTDRYASEGGLRLQTIEELEEYCWYAAGTVGTLITGLVARGTSQERAAEMRENARSFALLLQLVNIAKDVEDDYHEENNVYLPAEWLAAEDVDVEAVTDEAHHGGVTNVIQRVTGRAENYLDDAQRYLEIVPEHNGNRLSAWAIPYLLAVGTLRELRERPEDVVREGDVKVSRAEVFALLQQFEDGVSRSRLEELRSKMAEQPLHQ
- a CDS encoding thiol-disulfide oxidoreductase DCC family protein produces the protein MGSDLPDGPIILFDGVCNLCSGFVQFVLPRDTEGQFRFASLQSDVGNELLAEHGLPTDELESVVLIEGEDCYVKSAAVIRIAERLGGVYRLLGPFRFLPRRLRDGVYDFVADRRYRWFGKKDQCAMPPADVDVSARFLE
- a CDS encoding 3-hydroxyacyl-CoA dehydrogenase family protein, producing the protein MVREQIDRIGVVGAGTMGSGIAQVAATAGYDVVMRDIESEFVENGFDTIDDSLGRLESRGDLEEEPAAIRDRIEGTTLLEDLADCDLVVEAALEELDVKREVFADLERVCDDDILLATNTSTLSITSIASDLEGPERVIGLHFMNPVPIMEGVEVIVGEKTTDEATELAHEIADDLGKTTWEADDKPGFVTNRILMPWINEGIRAYDEDVASKEDIDTGMELGTNVPMGPLTLADHIGLDVCLHASETLHEELGDRYKPAYLLKRKVEAGDLGKKTGEGFYEYE